A single region of the Verrucomicrobiia bacterium genome encodes:
- a CDS encoding helicase-related protein, producing the protein MLAAGESPRTENNTPKPADESDSPDDLDDVADDVVRNFATSTNLVFVNSRRTAEELAVRVHDRVAKQKWPHDPFMIHHGSVAKELREETETALKSGVPTTAICSSTLEMGIDIGSVRAVGQIDPPWSVASFVQRLGRSGRREGESSIMRLYAREESPHAGSRLTDLLFPDLLRSIALTRLMQQKWLEPTETQKMHLSTLVHQVFSHLKQTGGMSASNLHESLAVRGPFRSVSATDFVLLLRTLATKQLIEQIPTSEIILTPAAERITSAHDFYAAFKSTEMFTVRHDKSEIGELPLDALPPAGQLVVLAGKRWLVEEIDTATKTVWVTPAKGGKIPVFLGNGGDLHTRVVQEIKTVLLAGDEPAYLDIAARELLRTARHVAATVGLNASDVLLAPRGVRWFPWVGTRCLRTLAIMAELNGVNCETDRLSLWLPVPGISEFRDFVKKLANSRITAQQLGSRVTPRNFEKFDEFLPDELLTKACAVERLAIEESQLALKSISAAIDA; encoded by the coding sequence TTGCTCGCCGCCGGTGAATCGCCGCGAACTGAAAATAACACACCAAAACCAGCCGACGAATCTGATTCACCGGATGATCTTGATGATGTTGCGGACGATGTCGTTCGCAATTTTGCCACTTCCACCAATCTTGTCTTCGTCAATTCTCGACGAACTGCCGAGGAACTCGCGGTCCGGGTGCATGATCGAGTGGCCAAACAGAAATGGCCTCATGACCCGTTCATGATTCACCACGGGTCAGTCGCCAAAGAACTCCGCGAGGAAACCGAAACCGCGCTAAAAAGTGGCGTCCCGACAACGGCGATTTGCTCCAGCACCCTCGAAATGGGAATTGATATCGGTTCAGTGCGAGCCGTTGGTCAAATTGATCCGCCTTGGAGTGTTGCATCATTTGTCCAAAGACTCGGCCGTTCGGGTCGCCGTGAGGGCGAGTCCTCAATCATGCGACTATATGCGCGTGAGGAATCACCTCACGCGGGCAGTCGGCTAACCGACCTGCTCTTTCCCGATCTGCTCCGCAGTATTGCTCTGACACGGCTGATGCAGCAAAAGTGGCTTGAACCGACGGAAACGCAGAAGATGCACCTGAGCACACTTGTGCATCAAGTGTTCAGCCATTTGAAGCAAACGGGAGGAATGTCGGCCTCGAATCTCCATGAATCCCTTGCGGTGAGAGGCCCGTTTCGTTCCGTTTCAGCAACCGACTTTGTATTGTTGCTCCGGACCCTGGCGACGAAGCAACTCATCGAACAGATTCCAACCAGTGAGATCATTCTCACCCCCGCCGCTGAACGCATTACTTCCGCCCACGATTTTTACGCGGCATTCAAGAGCACTGAGATGTTCACCGTGCGGCACGACAAATCTGAGATTGGCGAACTGCCGCTTGATGCTCTGCCGCCCGCAGGCCAACTCGTTGTCCTGGCGGGCAAGCGTTGGCTGGTGGAAGAAATCGATACAGCCACCAAGACAGTGTGGGTTACACCTGCCAAAGGCGGGAAGATTCCCGTCTTCCTCGGCAATGGAGGCGATCTACATACTCGCGTCGTTCAGGAAATTAAGACCGTTCTTCTGGCGGGCGATGAACCCGCTTATCTCGACATTGCCGCCCGTGAACTCTTGCGGACCGCCCGCCATGTCGCGGCGACGGTCGGCCTGAACGCGTCAGATGTGCTGCTCGCCCCAAGAGGAGTGCGCTGGTTTCCCTGGGTTGGAACACGATGTCTGCGCACCCTCGCTATTATGGCTGAATTGAATGGTGTAAACTGCGAAACGGATCGCCTGTCACTCTGGCTGCCGGTTCCCGGTATCAGCGAATTTCGAGATTTCGTGAAGAAGCTCGCGAACAGCAGGATAACAGCACAGCAACTAGGCTCTCGGGTGACGCCTCGTAACTTCGAAAAGTTCGACGAATTCCTGCCTGATGAATTGTTAACGAAAGCCTGT
- a CDS encoding ATP-binding protein, with the protein MSEPIKRRERDAVLQSLQAGLVPKLGLHLIQVGRKQEVAALLSDLERVEQGGSAFRIVVGRFGSGKSFFVNLVRTLALQRRLVVAQADFTMERRIQATQGQSRALWSELMRNLATKGKPDGGALRNLIEGWISQVHHAVTQKGGTPEDVKKQILADLRSLQDYVGGFEFAEVLSRYYEGHVDHNDELQAAALRWLRGEFSTKTEARELLDVRRIIDDENFYDSLKLMAAFCRLAGYAGLLVGLDEMVVLSHRLPNSRARQSNYEAILTILNDCLQGSVGGLGFLLAGTDECLEDKRRGLFSYEALRTRLSENRFAGDGVVDFSGPVVRLANLTPEDLFVLLRNIRHVHASGNPQKYLVPDDTLVAVLQKANETMGAEFYKTPRDVVRSFVGLSSVLEQNPDKKWQDFLNSGFMQKPAGPASVEEEVARGVVPEDEPDGDLTSFKL; encoded by the coding sequence ATGAGCGAACCGATTAAGCGCCGTGAACGTGACGCAGTTCTCCAATCACTCCAAGCGGGCCTCGTGCCCAAGCTCGGTCTGCACCTGATCCAAGTCGGACGCAAGCAGGAGGTGGCGGCGCTGCTCTCGGACTTGGAGCGAGTGGAACAGGGCGGTTCAGCATTTCGTATAGTTGTCGGGCGATTTGGCAGCGGGAAAAGTTTCTTCGTGAACCTGGTTCGCACGCTTGCGTTGCAACGTCGGCTGGTTGTTGCTCAGGCCGATTTTACGATGGAACGCCGCATTCAAGCTACGCAGGGCCAGTCCCGCGCTCTTTGGTCGGAATTGATGCGCAACCTTGCCACGAAAGGCAAACCGGACGGTGGTGCGCTTCGTAATCTCATTGAAGGTTGGATTTCGCAGGTTCACCATGCCGTGACGCAGAAGGGTGGAACACCAGAGGATGTAAAAAAGCAAATTCTTGCCGACCTGCGCAGTCTACAAGATTATGTCGGCGGCTTTGAGTTTGCAGAGGTCCTGTCCCGTTACTACGAGGGACACGTAGACCACAATGATGAATTGCAGGCCGCCGCATTGCGATGGCTGAGGGGTGAATTCAGCACCAAGACCGAAGCACGCGAATTACTCGACGTGCGGCGAATTATTGATGACGAGAATTTTTACGACAGCCTGAAACTGATGGCGGCATTTTGCCGGTTGGCCGGATACGCCGGGCTGCTTGTTGGTCTCGACGAGATGGTGGTTCTTTCCCATCGTCTGCCAAACTCTCGTGCCCGCCAATCAAACTACGAGGCGATTCTAACAATCCTGAATGATTGTCTTCAGGGCAGCGTCGGCGGATTGGGATTCCTTCTGGCTGGGACGGATGAATGCCTGGAAGATAAACGCCGCGGCCTGTTCAGCTACGAAGCGCTCCGCACCCGACTTTCCGAAAACCGCTTCGCCGGTGACGGCGTCGTGGATTTCTCCGGGCCGGTCGTCCGTCTGGCCAATCTGACCCCGGAGGACCTTTTTGTTCTTCTGCGCAACATCCGGCATGTCCACGCCAGTGGTAATCCACAGAAATATCTCGTGCCGGACGACACGCTGGTTGCGGTGCTGCAAAAGGCAAACGAAACGATGGGGGCTGAATTCTACAAGACGCCGCGCGATGTTGTTCGCTCTTTCGTCGGGCTGTCGAGCGTGCTGGAGCAGAATCCCGACAAGAAGTGGCAGGACTTTCTAAACTCCGGCTTCATGCAGAAGCCCGCCGGGCCTGCCTCGGTCGAGGAAGAAGTGGCGCGCGGTGTCGTCCCCGAAGACGAACCAGACGGAGACTTAACCTCCTTCAAACTCTAA
- a CDS encoding copper-translocating P-type ATPase, protein MKHDIHANDHSRGSAPAKTHSHHQHGYSETSEEQFAKTSCCKSKGTNAASPTPTGSPGSCCDSDDKHKHPHQHSVQPPAAAEYFCPMCEGVVSDSPGDCPKCGMALERNPAFREPTHTVWTCPMHPEIAQDHPGDCPKCGMALEPKTVTGSSPDEKNHELRDMTWRLRVGAVLTVPVFILGMLHLIPSLADVANAPWSRWVQFALSTPVVLWVGWPLLTRGVRSLRNRHWNMFTLIALGVVAAWAYSVVAHFFPAIFPPAMRHHGMIDLYFEAAAVIVVFVLLGQVLELRARARTSGAIKALLNLAPATAIQITEHGDEEVPLSKITAGDRLRVRPGAKIPVDGFVEEGRSSVNESMLTGESIPVEKSIGDPVKGGTVNSTGSFIMRADKVGADSLLARIVQMVASAQRSRAPVQGLADKVAAVFVPAVVAIAALTFVLWYFFGPEPRLAYAIVNAVAVLIIACPCALGLATPMSIMVGVGRGAQVGVLVKDAEALESLGKVDHVVIDKTGTLTEGQPELVEIVTWSGTDERRLVQFAASVEIGSEHPLASAVVRGAKARNIELLDADEFHSITGGGVVARVNSSSVLIGKVAFLQSDGVSIPDAARARAQALQENGNTVLFCAIDGRLAGLLAVADPIKATTREALQELRSLGIKVIMATGDNRHTAEAVGKQLGIEHVRAEVSPADKIHLVQELQANGAQVAMAGDGINDAPALAAARVGIAMGAGTDVAMESAGLTLLKGDLRGLAKAVRLSRGTMRNIRQNLFFAFAYNTLGVPIAAGVLYPVFGLLLSPILAGAAMSLSSVSVIANALRLRRIAL, encoded by the coding sequence ATGAAACACGATATTCATGCGAACGACCATTCGCGAGGCAGTGCGCCCGCAAAAACGCACTCCCACCACCAGCACGGTTACAGCGAAACCAGCGAGGAGCAATTTGCGAAGACTTCGTGCTGCAAGAGCAAAGGGACAAACGCGGCATCACCAACGCCCACTGGTAGCCCTGGATCGTGCTGCGACTCGGACGATAAACACAAGCATCCGCATCAACACAGCGTTCAGCCACCAGCCGCAGCTGAATATTTCTGCCCCATGTGCGAAGGCGTCGTAAGCGACTCGCCCGGGGATTGCCCAAAATGCGGCATGGCTCTGGAGCGCAATCCGGCTTTTCGGGAACCCACTCACACAGTCTGGACTTGCCCGATGCATCCTGAGATCGCGCAGGATCACCCCGGCGACTGCCCGAAATGCGGGATGGCGCTGGAACCAAAAACCGTAACGGGGAGTTCGCCGGACGAGAAAAACCACGAACTCCGCGACATGACATGGAGGTTGAGGGTTGGTGCGGTATTAACCGTGCCGGTTTTCATTCTCGGCATGCTGCATCTAATCCCCTCGCTCGCTGATGTCGCGAACGCTCCTTGGAGCCGGTGGGTGCAGTTTGCGCTCTCCACACCCGTCGTTCTCTGGGTCGGATGGCCATTGTTGACGCGCGGCGTTCGCTCTCTCCGCAATCGGCACTGGAACATGTTTACGTTGATTGCGCTCGGGGTCGTTGCCGCCTGGGCCTACAGCGTGGTTGCTCATTTTTTTCCAGCGATCTTTCCTCCTGCGATGCGTCACCACGGGATGATTGACCTGTACTTTGAGGCTGCGGCCGTGATTGTCGTTTTCGTCCTTCTCGGCCAGGTGCTTGAGCTTAGGGCTCGAGCCCGCACGTCCGGTGCAATCAAGGCGCTGTTGAATTTAGCGCCTGCGACAGCCATTCAAATAACCGAGCACGGCGACGAAGAAGTGCCGCTTTCGAAGATTACGGCCGGCGACCGCCTTCGCGTTCGTCCAGGCGCAAAGATTCCAGTTGATGGATTCGTTGAGGAAGGGCGGTCTTCTGTTAACGAGTCAATGCTCACAGGGGAATCGATTCCTGTTGAGAAATCGATCGGTGACCCCGTCAAAGGCGGCACGGTGAATTCAACCGGCAGCTTCATCATGCGCGCCGACAAGGTTGGAGCAGATTCATTGCTCGCGCGTATTGTGCAAATGGTTGCATCGGCTCAACGGAGTCGCGCCCCGGTGCAGGGGCTCGCTGACAAGGTGGCAGCGGTGTTCGTTCCAGCAGTTGTGGCCATTGCGGCTCTTACGTTCGTCTTGTGGTATTTCTTTGGGCCAGAACCGCGTCTTGCATATGCGATCGTCAACGCGGTAGCCGTGCTCATCATCGCATGCCCTTGCGCCCTCGGACTGGCGACGCCGATGTCGATCATGGTCGGGGTTGGCCGGGGCGCGCAGGTGGGTGTTCTGGTTAAGGATGCCGAGGCGCTTGAGTCGCTGGGAAAAGTTGACCACGTTGTCATCGACAAGACAGGCACGCTCACAGAAGGTCAGCCGGAGCTCGTTGAGATTGTTACCTGGAGTGGAACCGACGAAAGGAGACTGGTGCAGTTTGCAGCGTCTGTAGAGATAGGCTCAGAGCATCCGCTCGCTTCGGCAGTAGTCCGCGGCGCGAAAGCGCGAAACATCGAACTGTTGGATGCAGACGAGTTTCACTCAATAACTGGCGGCGGAGTGGTCGCGCGGGTAAATAGTTCGTCCGTGCTGATCGGTAAGGTGGCGTTTCTCCAGTCCGATGGCGTCTCAATTCCTGACGCGGCTCGCGCCCGAGCTCAAGCATTGCAGGAAAATGGAAATACCGTCCTGTTCTGCGCGATCGACGGACGTTTGGCGGGACTTCTGGCGGTTGCCGACCCGATCAAAGCCACAACACGCGAAGCCCTTCAGGAGCTTCGATCTCTTGGGATCAAAGTCATCATGGCAACGGGCGACAACCGGCATACCGCGGAGGCGGTTGGAAAGCAGCTCGGTATTGAACACGTCAGAGCTGAGGTGAGCCCGGCGGATAAGATCCACCTCGTCCAGGAGTTGCAGGCGAATGGCGCTCAGGTTGCAATGGCGGGGGACGGTATAAACGACGCTCCCGCTCTCGCCGCAGCTCGGGTCGGGATTGCGATGGGCGCGGGAACCGACGTCGCGATGGAAAGCGCTGGATTGACCCTTCTCAAAGGTGATCTGCGAGGCCTCGCGAAGGCCGTTCGCCTGTCTCGTGGGACAATGCGGAACATCCGCCAAAATCTGTTCTTTGCGTTCGCTTACAACACGCTGGGAGTGCCAATCGCGGCAGGGGTTCTCTATCCTGTCTTTGGTCTGCTCCTCAGCCCGATCCTTGCCGGTGCGGCCATGAGCTTGAGCTCCGTCAGCGTTATCGCGAATGCTCTCCGCCTTCGGAGAATCGCCTTATGA
- a CDS encoding sigma-70 family RNA polymerase sigma factor: protein MISAQAIATPRLRGYVGAVERPATTIDPILARQAEFRAFLISRLGSEADSGDVLQNALMKALRSANELRDEEKVIAWFYQVLRNAIVDHVRSQQSRKLRDDSWAANAATLQDNELEKLACRCVDTLIDDLNPREAELVRRIELGNEQVAEAAKSAGISPNNASVTLHRARKKLREGLEHFCGECSTGACLNCDCPPHKE from the coding sequence ATGATCTCCGCGCAAGCGATTGCGACGCCCAGATTGCGGGGGTATGTTGGGGCCGTGGAACGGCCTGCAACTACAATCGACCCGATACTCGCGCGCCAAGCGGAGTTTCGGGCCTTTCTTATTTCGCGGCTCGGCAGTGAAGCGGACTCCGGGGATGTATTGCAAAACGCGTTGATGAAAGCTCTGCGAAGCGCCAACGAACTGCGGGACGAAGAAAAGGTCATTGCATGGTTCTATCAGGTCCTTCGGAATGCCATCGTAGATCATGTCCGGAGCCAGCAATCGAGAAAGCTCCGGGATGATTCATGGGCCGCCAATGCGGCAACGCTCCAGGACAATGAGCTGGAGAAGCTCGCCTGCCGGTGTGTTGATACCCTGATCGATGATCTTAACCCTCGCGAGGCAGAATTGGTTCGCCGAATCGAACTGGGTAATGAGCAAGTGGCGGAAGCCGCAAAGTCAGCCGGAATATCGCCGAACAACGCAAGCGTCACACTCCATCGAGCACGAAAGAAATTGCGTGAAGGCCTGGAGCATTTCTGTGGCGAGTGCTCAACAGGAGCGTGTCTGAACTGCGACTGCCCGCCTCACAAAGAATGA